One genomic window of Sodaliphilus pleomorphus includes the following:
- a CDS encoding site-specific integrase, with protein MLRKIRYKLVYNRARRLNKRGEGLIEIECTQQKRRIYFTTHTYVKPENFADGMVTGTPNATGLNYALCLMIQDVERVELEYIKKGVEVSLPMLREAVRSHISPAAKLHDFGLQVVEQSERKELTKLNYQTLLNNIEKFRKNALVSDVDYQFLVNYDKWLRESGIAHNTRISRLRLLRALLNEAIKRDIIQANPFDRFRIQQMVSKKGFLTTGQLRKLERLELKGKEEKVRDAFLIGCYTGLRFSDIVTLRNEHIKGGWLTKKMVKTGFMVELPIGELFGGKMAELIAKYNGNVERVTKVLGSNAAVNKVLRQLLNTVGADSKITFHSSRHTFATLLGQSGVQLTTIQKLLGHQKLQTTQIYSEVDRKAITNDLKKGRKRKNKSDE; from the coding sequence ATGCTTAGAAAAATTCGTTACAAGCTGGTTTATAACCGAGCACGCCGGCTGAATAAGCGCGGCGAGGGTCTGATAGAAATAGAATGTACGCAACAGAAACGGCGCATATATTTCACGACCCACACCTACGTTAAGCCCGAAAATTTTGCGGACGGAATGGTAACAGGCACACCGAACGCCACAGGGCTGAATTATGCACTTTGCCTGATGATACAAGACGTGGAACGTGTAGAACTGGAATATATTAAAAAAGGCGTTGAGGTCAGTTTGCCGATGCTTCGGGAGGCTGTGCGGTCGCACATATCGCCTGCGGCAAAGCTGCACGACTTCGGGCTCCAGGTAGTTGAGCAGAGCGAGCGCAAAGAACTTACAAAGCTGAACTATCAAACGTTGCTGAACAATATAGAAAAGTTCCGCAAAAACGCGCTTGTCAGTGATGTGGACTATCAATTCCTCGTAAATTATGACAAGTGGCTACGGGAGAGCGGAATCGCCCACAATACACGAATAAGCAGGCTGAGGCTGCTGCGTGCGTTGCTCAATGAGGCAATAAAGCGCGACATAATTCAGGCTAACCCGTTTGACCGTTTCCGCATACAGCAAATGGTCTCTAAAAAGGGATTTTTAACTACCGGGCAACTGCGCAAACTTGAAAGGCTGGAGCTCAAAGGCAAAGAGGAAAAGGTACGCGATGCGTTCCTGATAGGTTGTTATACAGGGCTGCGCTTTTCCGACATTGTAACACTCCGCAACGAGCATATAAAAGGCGGCTGGCTAACAAAGAAAATGGTGAAAACGGGCTTTATGGTGGAGCTCCCTATCGGTGAGCTGTTCGGTGGCAAAATGGCGGAACTGATAGCAAAATATAACGGCAATGTGGAACGGGTTACAAAAGTTCTCGGCTCTAACGCCGCTGTCAATAAAGTTTTGAGGCAGCTGCTTAACACGGTTGGCGCGGACTCAAAAATTACGTTTCATTCGTCGCGGCATACTTTCGCGACGCTTTTAGGACAGTCCGGGGTCCAGCTTACGACCATTCAAAAACTGCTCGGACACCAAAAATTGCAGACCACGCAAATTTACAGTGAAGTGGACCGCAAGGCAATAACTAATGACCTTAAAAAAGGGCGAAAACGCAAAAATAAAAGTGATGAATAA
- a CDS encoding DNA adenine methylase has translation MGQKRYFIRDFSEVLKQVAGQIDTVVDLFGGSGLLSYTAKKVLPGCRVIYNDFDHYDRRLAAVEDTNAILTTIKQRLSGVQANQRLTQKQRADVLRIVEEAQNRLGWVDIMTIGRSVLFSGKWVTSLEELRKHTMYNRVRPGAYESASYLDGLEVVHMDYRELFERERGNMRALFVLDPPYLTTECGMYENYWKLTDYLNVLRLLHGTKYIYFTSDKSQIVELCQFMADEYGEAAPMYGATVRMRTNHLNYQAKFNDMMITKL, from the coding sequence ATGGGACAAAAGCGCTATTTTATCAGGGACTTTTCCGAAGTCCTGAAGCAAGTGGCAGGACAAATTGATACGGTGGTCGACCTTTTCGGAGGCTCCGGGCTGCTGTCGTACACGGCTAAAAAGGTGCTGCCGGGGTGCAGGGTGATATACAACGACTTCGACCATTACGACCGACGACTGGCAGCAGTAGAGGATACAAACGCCATTTTAACGACGATTAAACAGCGTTTATCCGGCGTTCAGGCAAACCAGCGACTAACGCAGAAGCAGCGTGCCGATGTGCTGCGCATTGTGGAGGAAGCACAGAACCGGCTCGGCTGGGTCGACATTATGACGATTGGCAGGTCGGTGCTTTTCTCCGGCAAATGGGTTACAAGTCTGGAGGAACTGCGCAAACATACGATGTATAACAGGGTAAGACCCGGCGCTTATGAAAGTGCCAGCTATCTGGACGGGCTGGAGGTCGTACACATGGACTACCGGGAACTGTTCGAGCGCGAGCGCGGCAACATGCGGGCGCTGTTTGTGCTGGACCCGCCGTATCTTACGACGGAGTGCGGAATGTATGAGAATTATTGGAAGCTGACCGACTACCTCAATGTGCTGCGCTTGCTGCACGGAACGAAATACATTTATTTCACGTCTGATAAATCGCAGATTGTGGAGCTTTGCCAGTTCATGGCTGACGAGTACGGAGAGGCAGCACCAATGTATGGTGCAACAGTCCGCATGAGGACAAACCACCTGAATTATCAGGCAAAATTTAATGATATGATGATAACAAAGCTCTGA
- a CDS encoding thymidylate synthase — translation MTTNKYYAMLDKILQHGKRQSNKKGDIIYLLNEQLHLSPADLLDIFESHNIARKKLRNELSLFMAGERDLTKYREVGINWWDYCGQILINSYPTYFEKLPGLIEQINREKRNSKNYVLFLGSTGAETNQAPCLSLIQFQLEDGELVLSAYQRSSDANLGLPADIYHLYLIARQIDAPLKSITLNLGNVHIYANNVERTRELLAGNEAVRFDLNV, via the coding sequence ATGACAACAAACAAGTATTACGCCATGCTCGACAAGATATTGCAGCACGGCAAACGACAGAGCAATAAAAAAGGCGACATAATCTATTTGCTCAATGAGCAGCTGCATTTGTCGCCTGCTGATTTGCTGGACATATTCGAGAGCCACAATATTGCGCGCAAGAAGTTGCGCAATGAACTCAGCCTGTTTATGGCCGGTGAAAGAGACTTGACAAAGTACCGAGAAGTCGGGATAAATTGGTGGGATTATTGCGGGCAAATTCTCATTAACAGTTATCCGACCTATTTTGAGAAGTTGCCCGGTTTAATCGAGCAAATCAATCGAGAGAAGCGGAACAGTAAAAATTATGTGCTGTTCTTAGGCTCAACAGGAGCAGAAACAAATCAGGCGCCTTGTTTAAGCCTGATTCAGTTCCAGCTCGAAGACGGCGAATTAGTTTTGTCAGCCTATCAGAGAAGCAGCGACGCGAACTTAGGTTTACCAGCTGACATTTACCATTTGTATTTGATAGCGCGACAAATAGACGCGCCGTTAAAATCTATCACGTTGAATTTGGGAAACGTTCACATTTACGCTAACAACGTAGAGAGAACGCGCGAACTTTTGGCCGGAAATGAAGCTGTAAGATTTGACCTGAACGTTTGA
- a CDS encoding efflux RND transporter periplasmic adaptor subunit yields MNNIACAVILLALLAACTRTNDSDQSEEQENDSAVVTLTPSQFKLSGVAVETMPYYTFTGSLNVNGQLKTEPQDRAEVSAPMGANVKRILVTEGQRVSRGQVLALLSHADLIDMQRRLVQAKEKLVYLGEEYERQKTLYSHKVNAGKDYQQVASEYRAMQAEVRTTARQLQLLGISPQAAVRGQLATEIAVRSPIDGTVEHVAAALGQYADPTAKLFSIVNNNRLYADVLVYERDLGKLRVGQKAKVTIGDTRLAGRVKSIGGILDDSSKAVHARIAIDGNKSGLVAGMYVRASIVTITRKSPAVPDDGIATDESRSFVFIYKPGKGKKIFVPRVVRTGRKENGMTEILSGLNQGELVVVQGAYTLMSEWKKHEVGEE; encoded by the coding sequence ATGAACAATATAGCATGTGCAGTGATACTGCTCGCGTTGCTGGCGGCCTGCACAAGGACTAACGATAGCGACCAGAGTGAAGAACAGGAAAACGATAGCGCTGTGGTCACACTCACACCTTCACAATTCAAACTTTCGGGGGTAGCAGTCGAGACAATGCCCTACTACACCTTTACTGGAAGTCTCAATGTCAACGGGCAACTCAAGACAGAGCCGCAAGACAGGGCCGAGGTGAGTGCTCCCATGGGAGCTAATGTAAAACGCATACTGGTGACCGAGGGCCAGCGAGTGAGTAGAGGACAAGTATTGGCACTGTTATCCCACGCCGATCTCATCGACATGCAGCGGCGTCTTGTGCAGGCCAAGGAGAAACTCGTCTATCTCGGTGAGGAATATGAGCGGCAAAAGACGCTCTACAGCCACAAGGTGAACGCAGGCAAAGACTACCAGCAAGTTGCCTCAGAGTATCGTGCCATGCAGGCCGAGGTGCGCACCACAGCCCGCCAGTTGCAGCTACTGGGCATCAGCCCGCAGGCTGCAGTACGGGGACAACTCGCGACCGAAATTGCTGTGAGAAGCCCTATCGATGGCACTGTCGAGCATGTAGCCGCAGCCTTGGGGCAATATGCCGATCCCACTGCCAAATTATTCTCGATCGTTAACAACAACCGCCTTTATGCCGACGTTCTCGTGTATGAACGCGATTTGGGCAAGCTGCGCGTCGGCCAGAAGGCTAAAGTCACAATAGGAGACACACGCTTGGCTGGAAGAGTGAAATCGATAGGAGGCATCCTCGACGACAGCAGCAAGGCCGTGCATGCCCGCATTGCAATCGACGGCAACAAGAGCGGCCTGGTGGCAGGCATGTATGTCAGGGCCAGTATTGTCACGATCACACGCAAGTCACCCGCTGTGCCCGACGATGGCATCGCCACCGACGAGTCTCGCAGTTTCGTTTTCATTTACAAGCCTGGCAAAGGCAAGAAAATATTTGTGCCGCGTGTCGTGAGGACCGGACGCAAAGAGAATGGCATGACCGAGATACTCTCGGGCTTGAACCAGGGCGAGCTCGTTGTCGTGCAGGGGGCCTACACGCTCATGTCGGAGTGGAAGAAGCACGAAGTGGGCGAAGAGTAG
- a CDS encoding TolC family protein: MAASLQAQPSISLQEAIAMAMNRYPALKASRLHTQSTLAMQRTARDFGNLELSMGGEEIGRGNDAVTTLLAARQNLDIFSVKARWQRLQQETRVAHATTRVLEQQLQLQVSSAYAADQMARLRLELYRKQAELYTRFVEAARLRYDTRAASLLEYQSAQSEHRRVELNVIEAEKDVEKAHIDLSRWLSPDTLYQSDTVIVDEQVATSAAMLGAHPAIVLANEKVKLASDISKEMRANALPKLYVELGSQMIGSRLGYWSWSVGVSVPVDMGANKARRQSALVEIEKAHTELNDQQWRIDVHNRQLNCDYSKWQRTVEYYRKSALPLANEQRRNALLSYREGQIGYLDFIQALKTTMDVEFSYIDAYQKLLETKFNIEYYRNK; encoded by the coding sequence ATGGCAGCATCACTGCAGGCGCAACCGAGCATAAGTCTGCAAGAAGCCATTGCCATGGCCATGAATCGCTATCCAGCTCTCAAAGCATCGCGCCTGCACACTCAAAGCACCCTTGCAATGCAACGCACGGCAAGAGACTTCGGCAACCTTGAGCTGTCGATGGGGGGCGAAGAGATAGGACGTGGCAACGATGCTGTGACAACACTGCTGGCAGCACGCCAGAATCTCGACATTTTTTCGGTCAAAGCCCGCTGGCAACGCCTGCAGCAAGAAACACGTGTGGCTCATGCTACGACCCGCGTGCTTGAACAACAGTTGCAACTGCAAGTGAGCTCAGCCTATGCCGCCGACCAAATGGCACGGCTGCGGCTGGAGCTGTATCGCAAGCAGGCTGAGCTGTATACACGCTTTGTCGAAGCTGCCCGCTTGCGCTACGACACACGTGCAGCCTCGTTGCTTGAGTACCAATCGGCCCAAAGCGAGCATCGGCGTGTGGAGCTGAATGTGATCGAAGCCGAGAAAGACGTCGAAAAGGCACACATCGACTTGAGCCGATGGCTGAGTCCCGACACCCTGTACCAGTCGGACACTGTGATTGTCGATGAGCAAGTAGCAACATCGGCTGCCATGCTTGGAGCTCACCCAGCCATTGTTCTTGCCAACGAGAAGGTGAAGCTGGCCAGCGACATCTCAAAAGAAATGCGAGCCAATGCCCTTCCCAAACTTTACGTTGAGCTGGGAAGCCAAATGATAGGGTCGCGCTTGGGCTACTGGTCGTGGAGCGTGGGGGTGAGTGTGCCTGTAGACATGGGGGCTAACAAGGCACGCCGGCAATCGGCTCTTGTTGAAATTGAGAAAGCTCATACCGAGCTCAACGACCAACAATGGCGCATCGATGTACACAACCGTCAACTGAACTGCGACTATAGCAAGTGGCAGCGCACTGTGGAGTATTACCGCAAGAGTGCCTTGCCCCTCGCCAACGAGCAGCGGCGCAATGCGCTTTTGTCTTACCGTGAGGGGCAGATAGGATATCTCGACTTCATACAAGCTTTGAAGACGACAATGGACGTGGAATTCAGCTACATCGACGCCTATCAAAAACTATTGGAAACAAAATTTAATATTGAATATTACCGAAACAAATGA